A single Paenibacillus sp. FSL R5-0517 DNA region contains:
- a CDS encoding DUF5704 domain-containing protein, with protein sequence MVTDIKLKNDPDGVKYQQVNSYEGIGSPRVTSEKNADLRTYTGKGFEFFEREPYGTRPGNKPKYKMVYHTPVSIFWEGKIHEEKEIDVTPDKTLTLGQTQQMEALVKTKGYGATAFGEGIDVSRREAEIKWFSSDESIASIELKTGMLKAESPGTVTVRAIWNNGTYLISDTATITVTSEPGLVVNLPNACKANTTALQAEAVLTKPDRTVHKLTAHPKLTWQSSNPTVATIGADGKITTKGIVGSTTIKAHFVDSAQQLDEQGSQVLEVKDCTDNGGDPVNACSVTISPPSRGAVIEASVIDPSVRGVLKADDRGSEKFDVTRGIPTSEDLYANVLAKEYLFHHRWVNMTGTVTYKVPVKRVYHKTWTIPGRASSGEGDPGTPPEPRELDVPGDKIMQVTRTYSYWQIDNLEVYKLNEAKVSNYALGGYGDTVTLTPNAYSPPTLQSAMDTAVNTHVKPAPCQEIDLGIQGVPGGSDEPPTPDETSLFQSEAEAKVRENNVNNDKVTFNGATIMDPAPVAKSAPQPGTISQPGMIGDLVLYQNRLTIKNTLMNKANQPTTGEITYGLLPGNINGGQDQKFPILGINSVTVHTPVVNYAWVSDDQPHNQKTTPDPTRAALILERPFVVRIPTSGQHLDIGSYPGYGNRDYAKYFRIKQVRFPFDVYNAARSQFIPAMTWVDIPVNQLDTPFYLPVWVDEGNYQIEFRNIAENAPANFTEQQDANTNLTHHVAADTVAVEVIGRLYDFHITDISDYNWENVFRKRMGSPEPTGVSYWTGGNSIDGDPRGNLAPYVLPIRPGSHPVQGFRNAAVKTGYHFKFDLKTKGNMFGKQDGIRITPTFSFVSKDGTTRQEVNLYYHRGQERLIRIGSAQDLEKRFVVLNSRLRNVPGTELGDTARYQYTYELSEEERIQGSLAEHMVRFVDQTSHYKTWVGRYNWMILPSQIRTLIGPKTDIPSSVNVDRANAAIQRWYGEYSLPADVYAVPKGTDLELLARQNQLDEKATVFLRDGYIVVNFNIETLRSGDTNAPHLQYIHAPLMNQWQMEGFDYSPVDSQGKSWPMQDGDVVWYHADQSSRNDFQSQVPH encoded by the coding sequence ATGGTAACTGATATTAAGCTAAAGAACGATCCTGATGGCGTAAAATATCAGCAGGTAAATAGTTATGAAGGAATAGGTAGTCCAAGAGTTACAAGTGAAAAAAATGCGGATCTTAGAACATATACTGGCAAAGGGTTTGAGTTCTTTGAAAGAGAACCTTATGGGACTAGGCCAGGCAATAAACCCAAATATAAGATGGTATACCACACCCCTGTTAGCATCTTCTGGGAAGGTAAGATTCACGAAGAGAAAGAAATCGATGTAACTCCAGATAAAACTCTTACCCTAGGTCAAACCCAGCAGATGGAAGCCTTGGTGAAGACTAAGGGCTATGGTGCGACAGCCTTTGGTGAGGGCATCGACGTGTCACGAAGAGAAGCGGAGATCAAATGGTTTTCTTCTGACGAGTCGATTGCAAGTATAGAGTTGAAAACCGGAATGTTGAAAGCCGAAAGTCCGGGCACAGTCACTGTGCGTGCGATCTGGAACAATGGTACATATCTGATCTCGGATACTGCGACCATAACAGTCACGTCGGAGCCAGGACTCGTTGTGAATCTGCCGAATGCTTGTAAAGCCAATACGACAGCTCTACAGGCAGAAGCCGTTCTAACCAAACCGGATCGCACTGTTCATAAGCTGACGGCTCATCCCAAATTGACGTGGCAGAGTTCGAATCCAACTGTGGCAACGATCGGCGCAGACGGCAAAATTACAACAAAAGGGATCGTGGGCAGCACTACCATCAAAGCCCATTTTGTTGATTCTGCTCAGCAACTGGATGAACAAGGGTCTCAGGTGCTTGAGGTGAAGGACTGCACGGATAATGGGGGAGATCCTGTGAACGCTTGCTCAGTGACCATCAGCCCACCTAGTAGAGGCGCGGTTATCGAAGCATCGGTTATAGACCCATCTGTTCGAGGTGTGTTGAAGGCGGACGATCGGGGATCTGAGAAGTTCGATGTTACCCGTGGTATTCCGACCTCGGAAGATCTCTATGCCAATGTCTTGGCCAAGGAATATCTGTTTCATCACCGTTGGGTTAACATGACAGGAACGGTGACTTACAAGGTTCCTGTGAAAAGGGTTTATCATAAAACCTGGACGATTCCGGGAAGAGCTTCTAGTGGTGAGGGGGATCCAGGAACACCTCCTGAGCCCAGAGAACTTGACGTCCCTGGGGATAAAATCATGCAAGTAACAAGGACATATAGCTATTGGCAGATCGATAATCTGGAGGTATACAAGTTAAATGAGGCAAAGGTATCTAACTATGCGCTAGGTGGTTACGGTGACACCGTGACCCTGACGCCCAATGCATATTCTCCACCGACTTTGCAATCGGCTATGGATACTGCGGTTAACACTCATGTGAAACCTGCGCCATGTCAAGAAATTGATCTTGGCATCCAAGGTGTTCCGGGTGGTTCCGATGAACCGCCTACGCCAGATGAAACGTCATTGTTTCAATCTGAAGCTGAAGCGAAGGTTAGAGAGAACAATGTAAATAACGATAAGGTAACCTTTAATGGGGCGACGATTATGGACCCCGCTCCAGTAGCAAAATCAGCTCCGCAACCGGGAACTATCTCCCAGCCGGGCATGATTGGGGATCTTGTTCTGTACCAGAACCGACTGACGATCAAGAACACATTGATGAACAAAGCTAACCAGCCCACCACGGGTGAGATTACGTATGGACTGCTCCCTGGCAACATTAACGGAGGGCAGGATCAGAAGTTCCCCATTCTGGGCATCAACTCGGTGACAGTACATACTCCAGTTGTGAACTATGCCTGGGTATCCGATGATCAGCCGCATAACCAGAAGACTACGCCTGATCCGACCAGAGCTGCACTTATTCTAGAGCGTCCATTTGTTGTACGAATCCCAACTTCAGGTCAACATTTGGATATAGGGAGTTACCCTGGTTATGGAAACCGTGATTATGCAAAATATTTCCGGATCAAACAGGTTCGTTTCCCATTCGATGTTTATAATGCAGCCAGAAGCCAATTTATCCCGGCCATGACTTGGGTGGATATTCCGGTAAATCAGTTGGACACCCCTTTTTATCTTCCTGTATGGGTAGATGAAGGGAACTATCAGATAGAGTTTCGTAATATTGCCGAAAATGCACCTGCAAACTTTACAGAACAACAAGATGCCAACACAAATCTGACCCATCATGTTGCAGCAGATACCGTTGCTGTAGAGGTTATCGGACGGTTGTATGATTTTCATATCACGGATATTTCGGACTACAACTGGGAGAATGTGTTCCGCAAGCGGATGGGCAGCCCTGAACCAACGGGTGTGAGCTACTGGACCGGAGGAAACAGTATCGACGGAGATCCCCGAGGTAATTTGGCTCCTTATGTTCTGCCTATTCGTCCCGGCAGTCATCCGGTACAAGGCTTCCGAAATGCAGCGGTGAAGACGGGTTACCATTTCAAGTTTGATCTGAAGACCAAAGGTAATATGTTTGGGAAACAGGATGGTATCCGAATCACGCCAACGTTCTCTTTTGTGAGCAAAGATGGCACCACCCGGCAAGAAGTGAATTTATACTACCATCGGGGACAGGAACGACTTATTCGTATCGGATCGGCACAGGATTTAGAGAAACGCTTTGTTGTGCTGAACTCACGGTTGCGGAATGTACCCGGTACGGAGTTGGGGGATACGGCGCGCTACCAGTATACCTATGAACTGTCGGAGGAAGAACGTATTCAAGGGTCACTCGCCGAACATATGGTTCGTTTCGTGGATCAGACCTCTCATTATAAAACGTGGGTAGGTCGGTATAACTGGATGATTCTCCCTTCACAGATCCGCACACTTATTGGCCCAAAAACAGATATTCCCTCCAGTGTTAATGTGGATCGGGCGAATGCAGCGATTCAGCGCTGGTATGGGGAATATAGCTTGCCAGCGGATGTATATGCGGTGCCCAAAGGAACCGATCTCGAATTACTTGCCAGACAAAACCAGTTGGATGAGAAGGCAACAGTATTTCTGAGGGACGGTTACATTGTAGTGAACTTCAACATCGAAACGTTGCGCAGCGGCGATACGAATGCACCCCATCTGCAATACATTCATGCGCCGTTAATGAATCAATGGCAAATGGAAGGTTTCGATTACAGCCCGGTAGATAGTCAGGGGAAAAGCTGGCCGATGCAAGATGGGGACGTGGTTTGGTACCACGCCGATCAATCCAGCCGTAATGATTTCCAATCCCAGGTACCGCATTAG
- a CDS encoding S-layer homology domain-containing protein gives MKKQIEGHEKKKRNGWIVGLLTTAVLAATLLPIGPVHLTSTANAASVTSDTALSKFKDIKGHWAQATIAKAYEKNLISGYQDGTFRPNGKITRGEYATILARATGLEKVEGQNPFADLKGHWSEAAVSQLVGQGFINAGDYPKGFNPNAELTRYEMMKWIANGLIKSGSSFQDAFNDTKNTLLPTPEVNRGTVRAEQIPYLALVRGTGIVGGFQDGTLKPADSTTRAEVSAILLRYMDVEGTDAGKYSDLNEMREVGTTGTNLTTVTNYKYIKGNFGDIVNTDYTLKNNVGVVRYHRFIVVDTRGTKPLGLYASLFIDPKNLTRAQGGRFSTYAEITFTSKFDKSNLLTIARANDNIAIPIQRLFNVSYLKEKGFITLPDDSNAMLKQGVPTKFWSSHTLDPVKGGYMLKNDAGKEVQIYQ, from the coding sequence TTGAAGAAGCAGATTGAAGGACACGAGAAGAAAAAAAGGAACGGTTGGATCGTCGGGTTGTTAACGACAGCTGTATTGGCAGCAACACTATTACCGATTGGCCCCGTACATTTGACGTCAACAGCGAATGCGGCGTCGGTAACAAGTGACACTGCCCTTAGCAAGTTCAAAGATATCAAGGGCCACTGGGCTCAAGCAACAATTGCCAAAGCTTATGAAAAAAACTTGATCTCTGGATACCAAGATGGAACGTTTCGTCCTAATGGCAAAATCACGCGTGGGGAATATGCCACCATACTTGCCCGCGCGACTGGACTGGAGAAGGTAGAGGGGCAGAATCCCTTTGCTGATCTCAAGGGACATTGGTCTGAAGCGGCGGTTAGCCAGCTTGTCGGACAAGGATTCATTAACGCTGGCGATTATCCCAAAGGCTTCAATCCGAATGCGGAACTAACTCGTTACGAGATGATGAAATGGATTGCCAATGGATTGATCAAGTCCGGCAGCAGCTTCCAAGATGCTTTTAACGATACGAAAAACACGCTGCTTCCCACACCGGAAGTGAACCGTGGCACCGTTCGTGCCGAGCAGATTCCGTATCTTGCCCTTGTTCGCGGGACAGGCATTGTCGGTGGCTTTCAGGATGGCACATTAAAACCCGCGGATTCCACCACACGTGCAGAAGTATCGGCCATTTTGCTGCGTTATATGGACGTAGAGGGCACGGATGCCGGGAAATATAGTGATCTGAATGAAATGAGAGAGGTCGGCACGACGGGTACGAATTTAACGACAGTAACAAATTACAAATATATCAAGGGTAACTTCGGAGATATAGTTAACACAGATTACACCTTGAAAAATAATGTGGGGGTCGTAAGGTACCATAGATTTATCGTAGTGGATACTCGAGGGACTAAGCCCTTGGGACTGTACGCCTCGCTATTTATAGATCCAAAGAACTTGACTAGGGCACAAGGAGGTCGCTTCTCTACCTACGCCGAGATAACGTTTACTTCTAAATTTGATAAGTCAAATCTTTTAACTATTGCTAGAGCGAATGATAATATAGCTATTCCAATTCAACGATTATTTAATGTGAGCTATTTGAAAGAAAAAGGGTTTATTACTTTACCAGACGATTCGAATGCAATGTTGAAGCAAGGAGTGCCTACCAAGTTTTGGTCATCACATACTCTGGATCCTGTGAAAGGCGGATATATGTTGAAGAATGATGCTGGTAAAGAAGTTCAAATCTATCAATAG